A single region of the Enterobacter cloacae complex sp. R_G8 genome encodes:
- a CDS encoding YdeI family stress tolerance OB fold protein, translated as MKLSLISAFLIFLVPTAWADNNGGLQKGEAPPPPHALDSGYRGTDDARIMTIDQAKQMHDGATISLRGNLIDGSGDKYVFQDKTGKIDVIIPQAVFDDRTVKPDQMISINGSLDKKSSPPVVRVDRLQK; from the coding sequence ATGAAATTATCACTTATTTCCGCTTTTTTGATATTTCTGGTGCCAACCGCCTGGGCTGATAATAACGGTGGGTTACAAAAAGGCGAAGCACCCCCACCTCCGCATGCGCTGGACAGCGGTTATCGCGGCACGGATGATGCCCGCATTATGACCATCGACCAGGCTAAACAAATGCACGATGGTGCAACCATTTCATTACGCGGCAACCTTATTGACGGTAGCGGCGATAAGTATGTATTTCAGGATAAAACCGGAAAAATCGACGTTATTATTCCGCAAGCCGTCTTTGACGACAGAACGGTCAAACCTGACCAGATGATCAGCATTAACGGTTCGCTGGATAAAAAATCCTCACCTCCCGTTGTGCGTGTCGATCGTCTGCAAAAATAA
- a CDS encoding DUF421 domain-containing protein: MDMVFRALAIYLFLVVVFKVAGRRALLQMTSFDLILLLIISEATQQALLGEDFSVTGAMITITTLVVVDIIFGLMKKYFSPVENILDGTPVILVENGVPLADKLKKVDVSCDDILVSARQNNGITELSEIKYAILERNGHISIIPYEN; this comes from the coding sequence ATGGATATGGTCTTTCGTGCGTTGGCGATTTACCTGTTTCTGGTCGTGGTCTTTAAAGTAGCCGGGCGGCGTGCGCTGCTGCAGATGACCAGTTTTGACCTTATTCTTCTCTTAATTATCAGTGAAGCGACCCAACAGGCGCTGCTGGGGGAGGATTTTTCGGTCACGGGCGCGATGATAACGATCACCACACTGGTGGTGGTGGATATTATCTTCGGATTGATGAAAAAGTATTTTTCTCCGGTAGAGAATATTCTCGATGGCACCCCCGTTATTCTGGTGGAGAACGGTGTGCCGTTAGCGGATAAACTCAAGAAAGTTGATGTCTCATGCGATGATATTCTGGTGTCGGCCCGACAGAATAATGGCATTACAGAACTCAGTGAAATTAAATATGCCATTCTGGAGCGTAATGGACATATCTCAATTATTCCTTATGAAAATTAA
- a CDS encoding cytochrome ubiquinol oxidase subunit I: protein MFELDAFHLARIQFAFTVSFHILFPAITIGLASYLVVLEGMWLRTKNDVWRSLYHFWLKIFAVNFGMGVVSGLVMAYQFGTNWSGFSQFAGSITGPLLTYEVLTAFFLEAGFLGVMLFGWNKVGPGLHFFATCMVALGTLMSTFWILASNSWMHTPQGFTIQNGQVIPEDWLAVIFNPSFPYRLIHMSIAAFLCSALFVGASGAWHLLRGNDTPAIRKMFSMAMWMALLVAPVQAVVGDMHGLNTLEHQPAKIAAIEGHWENPPGEATPLLLFGLPDMEEERTKYGLEIPALGSLILTHSLDKQVPALKDFPKEDRPNSTIVFWSFRIMVGMGLLMIALGVLSLWLRYRHRLYHSRPFHWFALCMGPAGLLALLAGWVTTEVGRQPWVVYGYLRTIDAVSLHSTLQMSISLLAFIVVYCSVFGVGYVYLVRLIKKGPQPVETLTSNTSGTPARPLSAAESVPEQERN, encoded by the coding sequence ATGTTCGAACTCGATGCGTTTCATCTGGCGAGAATTCAGTTCGCTTTTACCGTCTCGTTTCATATCCTCTTCCCGGCGATCACCATCGGGCTTGCCAGCTATCTGGTGGTGCTTGAGGGCATGTGGCTGCGCACCAAAAATGACGTCTGGCGTTCGCTGTACCACTTCTGGCTGAAAATTTTTGCCGTCAACTTCGGTATGGGCGTCGTGTCCGGGCTGGTTATGGCTTATCAGTTTGGCACCAACTGGAGCGGATTTTCTCAGTTTGCAGGCAGCATTACCGGGCCATTACTGACCTATGAGGTGTTAACCGCCTTCTTCCTTGAGGCCGGCTTCCTCGGCGTGATGCTGTTCGGCTGGAACAAGGTGGGGCCGGGGCTGCACTTCTTTGCAACCTGCATGGTGGCGTTAGGGACGTTGATGTCCACCTTCTGGATCCTCGCCTCCAACAGCTGGATGCACACCCCACAAGGCTTCACGATTCAGAACGGTCAGGTGATCCCCGAAGACTGGCTGGCGGTGATCTTTAACCCCTCTTTCCCTTACCGGCTGATCCACATGTCCATTGCCGCGTTCCTGTGCAGCGCGCTGTTTGTGGGCGCGTCAGGTGCCTGGCATCTGCTGCGCGGTAACGACACCCCCGCCATTCGCAAAATGTTCTCGATGGCCATGTGGATGGCCCTGCTGGTCGCCCCCGTTCAGGCCGTGGTCGGGGATATGCATGGCCTGAATACGCTTGAACATCAGCCTGCCAAAATCGCCGCCATCGAGGGGCACTGGGAGAACCCGCCTGGCGAAGCCACCCCGCTGCTGCTGTTTGGCCTGCCGGATATGGAGGAGGAGCGCACCAAATACGGCCTTGAAATTCCTGCCCTCGGCAGCCTGATTCTGACCCACAGCCTGGATAAACAGGTTCCGGCGCTGAAAGATTTCCCGAAAGAAGACCGCCCGAACTCCACCATCGTCTTCTGGTCATTCCGCATCATGGTCGGCATGGGCCTGCTGATGATTGCCCTCGGTGTGCTGAGCCTGTGGCTACGCTACCGCCACCGGCTGTATCACTCCCGGCCGTTCCACTGGTTTGCACTCTGTATGGGGCCTGCCGGTCTGCTGGCACTGCTTGCTGGCTGGGTGACCACCGAAGTGGGTCGCCAGCCGTGGGTGGTGTACGGCTATCTGCGCACCATCGACGCAGTCTCCCTGCACAGCACGCTGCAGATGAGCATCAGCTTGCTGGCCTTCATCGTGGTCTATTGCTCGGTGTTTGGCGTGGGCTACGTATACCTTGTGCGTCTGATTAAAAAAGGACCGCAGCCAGTCGAGACGCTCACCTCCAACACCTCGGGCACCCCTGCCCGTCCGCTGTCTGCCGCTGAGTCTGTTCCGGAACAGGAGAGAAACTGA
- a CDS encoding alpha-amylase family protein, with amino-acid sequence MAGWHTRAIIYQIDTALFYDLNGDGCGDIAGIMAKLRYIRRMGATVIWITPFYLTPFLDEGYDVSDHLQVDPRFGNLADIIAFIEQARELGMQVIIELLIQHTSDAHPWFQEARRNPKSPFRDYYLWSDNDDDDTPPMFPGVEKSIWTWDDEAGQYYRHMFYRHEPDLNLTSPAVIKEIENIIIFWLKLGVSGFRLDAASHLTTQAGDGDEKKGLWILEHLRRLITQHNPQAILLGEVDVEVEAYKDYFGNNDRLNLVLNFWLNKYFYVSLARKSARPLRNAVKKMIVPPDSCCFANWLRNHDELDLEGIGKKDKQFVLDTFAPDEEMNVYQRGIRRRLAPMLNGDQKRLALCHAVLFSLPGVPVMRYGDEIGMGDDLNLEERYAVRTPMQWAPSQGGGFSDADPQSFIAPLIDHGPYRYQKINVADSLLHRNSLLHRIIDIANTRSEFPEIAVAPFHLIDIDDDAVLGIYYEAEDRSILTFVNFSDKPVTFTARGIRHATWTACLADKRYEDALVCGKTVELNIGGYGYRWFWTNRSALR; translated from the coding sequence ATGGCAGGCTGGCATACACGAGCCATTATTTATCAGATTGATACCGCACTGTTTTACGATCTCAACGGCGATGGCTGCGGAGACATCGCCGGGATCATGGCCAAGCTGCGTTATATCCGCCGCATGGGGGCGACGGTTATCTGGATCACCCCGTTTTACCTCACCCCCTTTCTGGACGAGGGGTATGATGTCAGCGATCATCTGCAGGTCGATCCCCGCTTCGGAAATCTGGCCGATATCATCGCCTTTATCGAACAGGCACGTGAGCTGGGGATGCAGGTCATTATCGAGCTGTTGATCCAGCATACGTCGGACGCGCACCCCTGGTTTCAGGAAGCCCGGCGCAACCCGAAATCCCCCTTTCGCGACTATTATCTGTGGTCAGATAATGACGATGACGATACGCCCCCAATGTTCCCCGGGGTGGAAAAGAGCATCTGGACCTGGGATGACGAGGCGGGCCAATACTACCGGCACATGTTTTATCGTCATGAGCCGGACCTCAACCTCACCTCACCTGCGGTGATCAAAGAGATTGAGAACATCATTATTTTCTGGCTTAAGCTCGGCGTTTCGGGGTTTCGCCTGGACGCAGCGTCGCATCTTACCACCCAGGCCGGAGATGGTGATGAGAAAAAGGGGCTGTGGATCCTCGAACATCTGCGTCGCCTGATTACGCAGCATAACCCGCAGGCGATCCTGCTCGGTGAAGTGGATGTTGAGGTGGAGGCCTACAAAGACTACTTCGGCAACAACGACCGCCTGAATCTGGTCCTCAATTTCTGGCTCAACAAATATTTCTACGTCAGCCTGGCCAGAAAAAGCGCCCGCCCGCTGCGCAACGCGGTGAAGAAAATGATCGTCCCGCCGGATTCCTGCTGCTTTGCCAACTGGCTGCGTAACCACGACGAACTGGATCTGGAAGGGATCGGTAAAAAGGATAAACAGTTCGTCCTCGATACGTTCGCCCCGGACGAAGAGATGAACGTGTACCAGCGTGGGATCCGCCGTCGCCTGGCGCCGATGCTGAATGGCGACCAGAAGCGGCTGGCCCTGTGCCACGCCGTGCTGTTCTCCCTGCCCGGGGTGCCTGTTATGCGCTACGGGGACGAGATCGGCATGGGTGATGATCTGAACCTGGAGGAGCGTTATGCCGTGCGCACGCCCATGCAGTGGGCCCCCTCGCAGGGCGGTGGCTTCTCTGACGCAGACCCGCAGAGCTTTATCGCGCCCCTCATTGACCACGGGCCCTATCGTTATCAGAAAATTAACGTGGCGGATTCGCTATTGCACCGCAACTCGCTGCTGCACCGGATTATCGATATCGCCAACACGCGGTCTGAATTCCCGGAGATTGCCGTGGCGCCGTTTCATCTTATCGACATCGATGATGATGCGGTGCTGGGGATTTACTACGAGGCTGAGGATCGCAGTATTCTGACCTTCGTTAATTTTAGCGATAAACCGGTGACCTTCACCGCCAGAGGGATCCGCCACGCCACCTGGACCGCCTGTCTGGCAGACAAACGCTACGAGGATGCGCTGGTCTGCGGCAAAACCGTTGAGCTGAATATAGGCGGCTACGGCTATCGCTGGTTCTGGACAAACCGTAGCGCGCTGCGCTGA
- a CDS encoding manganese catalase family protein has product MFRHVKQLQYTVRVAEPNPGLANLLLEQFGGPQGELAAACRYFTQGLSDDDPGRKDMLMDIATEELSHLEIIGTLVGMLNKGAKGALAEGVENEAELYRSMTENGNDSHITSLLYGGGTPLTNSAGVPWTAAYVDTIGEPTADLRSNVAAEARAKIIYERLINVTDDPGVKDALAFLMTREAAHQLSFEKALQSIRNNFPPGKLPPIEEFTNKYYNMSEGGEVRGSWNSDKHFDYVESPQPAVDGGDGSASVTLTTEQATLVKAMSARTKSDPHSDPLTGAELGAGKKKP; this is encoded by the coding sequence ATGTTTCGACACGTCAAACAGCTGCAATATACGGTTCGCGTTGCTGAACCGAATCCCGGCCTCGCCAATCTTTTACTGGAACAATTTGGCGGACCGCAGGGCGAACTGGCTGCCGCCTGCCGTTACTTTACGCAGGGGCTAAGTGATGACGATCCCGGCCGTAAAGATATGCTGATGGACATCGCGACCGAAGAGCTAAGCCACCTCGAAATTATCGGGACGCTGGTCGGCATGCTGAATAAAGGAGCCAAAGGCGCGCTGGCGGAAGGGGTTGAAAACGAAGCGGAGCTGTACCGGTCCATGACCGAAAACGGCAACGACAGTCACATCACTTCCCTTCTCTATGGCGGCGGTACCCCGCTCACCAACTCCGCGGGCGTCCCCTGGACGGCGGCCTACGTCGACACCATAGGTGAACCCACGGCTGATTTGCGCTCGAACGTCGCCGCAGAGGCCCGGGCAAAAATCATCTATGAACGGCTCATCAATGTGACGGACGATCCGGGCGTGAAGGATGCGCTGGCGTTTCTGATGACGCGTGAAGCGGCGCATCAGCTCTCCTTCGAGAAGGCGCTTCAGTCTATCCGCAACAATTTCCCGCCGGGAAAACTGCCGCCAATCGAAGAATTCACCAACAAGTACTACAATATGTCTGAAGGTGGAGAGGTGCGCGGAAGCTGGAACAGCGATAAGCATTTCGATTACGTTGAGTCCCCCCAGCCTGCGGTTGATGGCGGAGATGGCAGTGCCAGCGTGACGCTCACGACCGAACAGGCAACCCTGGTGAAGGCGATGTCAGCCCGCACCAAATCCGATCCACATTCCGACCCGCTGACAGGTGCCGAGCTTGGCGCCGGTAAGAAAAAACCGTAA
- the cydB gene encoding cytochrome d ubiquinol oxidase subunit II — MGVDISVIWFAIIVFATLMYIIMDGFDLGIGLLFNFVGDARERDVMVNSVAPVWDGNETWLVLGGAGLFGAFPLAYAVIIDALTIPLTAMLIGLIFRGVAFEFRFKATPSHRKFWDYAFAGGSLLATFSQGVVVGAVINGFNVEGRRFVGSALDWLTPFNLFCGVGLVVAYTLLGTTWLIMKSEGALQNRMRELTRHVLLALIVVIAVVSIWTPLGWQYVAERWFTLPNFFWFLPVPLLVGVFSLWIWRLTRNPASHARPFLLTLGLIFLGFSGLGISLWPNIIPPRISLWDAAAPPASQLFMLVGTLLIIPVILVYTAWSYYVFRGKVSDTEGYH; from the coding sequence ATGGGCGTCGATATCTCTGTTATCTGGTTTGCCATCATCGTCTTTGCCACCCTGATGTACATCATCATGGATGGTTTTGATTTGGGGATCGGTCTGCTGTTTAACTTCGTGGGCGATGCCAGAGAGCGTGACGTAATGGTTAACAGCGTGGCCCCCGTCTGGGACGGCAACGAAACCTGGCTGGTACTGGGCGGCGCAGGACTGTTTGGCGCCTTTCCGCTGGCCTATGCGGTGATCATTGATGCGCTGACCATTCCCCTTACCGCTATGCTGATCGGCCTTATCTTTCGCGGCGTCGCCTTTGAGTTCCGCTTTAAAGCCACGCCCTCCCACCGCAAATTCTGGGACTACGCCTTCGCCGGGGGCTCGTTACTCGCCACCTTCAGCCAGGGTGTTGTCGTCGGCGCAGTGATTAACGGCTTTAACGTGGAAGGACGGCGTTTTGTGGGATCCGCCCTCGACTGGCTGACACCGTTTAACCTGTTCTGCGGCGTTGGTCTTGTGGTGGCCTACACGTTGCTTGGCACCACGTGGCTGATCATGAAAAGTGAAGGTGCGTTGCAGAACCGCATGCGCGAGCTGACACGCCACGTGCTGCTGGCGCTGATTGTGGTCATCGCGGTGGTGAGCATCTGGACACCGCTTGGCTGGCAGTACGTGGCCGAGCGCTGGTTTACCCTGCCTAATTTCTTCTGGTTCCTGCCGGTGCCCCTGCTGGTAGGCGTCTTTAGCCTGTGGATCTGGCGGCTGACCCGTAACCCGGCCAGCCACGCGCGTCCGTTTCTGTTGACGCTTGGGCTCATTTTCCTCGGTTTTAGCGGACTGGGCATCAGCCTGTGGCCGAACATAATTCCGCCGCGCATTAGCCTGTGGGATGCCGCGGCCCCGCCCGCCAGCCAGCTCTTTATGCTGGTGGGGACGTTACTGATTATTCCGGTGATTCTGGTGTACACCGCCTGGAGCTACTACGTCTTCCGGGGAAAAGTTTCTGATACAGAAGGTTACCACTGA
- a CDS encoding 2-oxo-tetronate isomerase: MSNLYHDNNITVAELTKKLASKLIDSGLRLTTAESCTGGKLSVALCAEENTADFYDVGLVVFSDSAKERILGVSPDTLARFTAVSEQTVTEMAASIRDLAEADISIAISGYAGPEGGDDGTAAGTVCFAWNINGQTETSRVLFSGDCEDVVEKAVHYSLAELVTKLSG; this comes from the coding sequence ATGAGCAATCTTTACCACGACAACAATATTACCGTGGCGGAGTTGACGAAAAAGCTGGCGAGTAAATTAATCGATTCCGGGCTTCGCTTAACCACCGCCGAGTCCTGCACCGGTGGCAAGCTTTCGGTGGCACTCTGCGCGGAAGAAAACACCGCCGATTTTTATGACGTGGGGCTGGTCGTCTTCAGCGATAGCGCGAAGGAAAGGATCCTGGGCGTGAGCCCGGATACCCTCGCACGGTTTACCGCCGTCAGTGAACAGACCGTGACCGAGATGGCCGCCAGTATCCGCGACCTTGCCGAGGCCGATATCAGTATCGCCATCAGCGGGTATGCCGGACCAGAAGGGGGGGATGACGGCACGGCGGCGGGAACCGTGTGCTTTGCCTGGAATATCAACGGACAGACAGAAACGAGCAGGGTGCTCTTTTCCGGCGACTGCGAGGATGTGGTGGAAAAAGCGGTGCATTACTCGCTGGCTGAATTAGTAACGAAATTGTCGGGCTAA
- a CDS encoding ferritin-like domain-containing protein, whose translation MNHVEHYHDWLRDAHAMEKQAESMLESMASRIDNYPDVRARIEQHINETKRQITLLEEILDRNDISRSVLKDSMSKMAALGQSIGGMFPSDEIVKGSISGYVFEQFEIACYTSLLAAAKKAGDTASVPAIETILAEEREMADWLIRHIPQTTEQFLLRSDASGVEAKK comes from the coding sequence ATGAATCACGTAGAACACTATCATGACTGGCTACGCGATGCCCATGCAATGGAAAAGCAAGCCGAATCTATGCTGGAGTCCATGGCCAGCCGTATCGATAATTATCCTGATGTTCGCGCCCGTATTGAGCAGCATATAAATGAGACAAAACGGCAAATCACATTGCTGGAGGAAATCCTCGATCGTAATGATATTTCTCGTTCGGTTTTGAAAGACTCAATGAGCAAAATGGCAGCGCTCGGTCAGTCCATTGGCGGCATGTTCCCGTCTGATGAGATCGTGAAAGGCTCAATCAGCGGCTATGTTTTCGAACAGTTTGAAATCGCCTGCTACACCTCCCTGCTGGCGGCGGCCAAAAAAGCGGGCGATACCGCCTCTGTACCCGCCATTGAGACCATTCTTGCTGAAGAGCGCGAGATGGCCGACTGGTTAATTCGTCATATTCCGCAAACGACGGAACAGTTCCTGCTGCGTTCTGATGCCTCAGGTGTTGAAGCGAAAAAATAA
- a CDS encoding SDR family oxidoreductase has protein sequence MAVIVITGGTAGVGKATALHFAKAGYDVGLIARDEASLHSTQEELRRFGVNALAVQADVADSQAVVDAANEIEYRLGAIDVWVNNAMGAVLAPFRTLTPDEFRRVTEVTYLGYVNGTRAALELMVPRDRGIIIQVGSALAYRSIPLQSAYCGAKAAIRGFTDAVRTELMHENSRVQLSMVQMPGLNTPQFEWARNKFAWAMRPVPPVFEPEVAARAIYNVAQKPVRELWVGSSTIQSIVGQFLFPGFLDRLMVKKAWEGQMTDTLNAEDRRDYLDQPVNDLHKIHGHFSSEAKGRATSVTSGLPGKVLLGSLAVAGIVVTRLMRSRKK, from the coding sequence ATGGCTGTGATTGTCATTACTGGCGGGACGGCGGGTGTGGGAAAAGCCACGGCGCTGCACTTTGCAAAAGCAGGCTACGATGTGGGGCTTATCGCCCGGGATGAAGCCAGCCTGCACTCTACCCAGGAAGAGCTACGCCGTTTTGGCGTCAATGCGCTTGCCGTGCAGGCAGATGTGGCCGACAGCCAGGCGGTGGTGGATGCCGCCAACGAGATTGAGTATCGCCTCGGGGCCATCGATGTGTGGGTCAATAATGCCATGGGGGCGGTGCTGGCACCGTTTCGGACCCTCACGCCGGATGAATTTCGCCGCGTCACGGAGGTGACCTACCTCGGCTACGTGAACGGTACCCGTGCCGCCCTGGAGCTCATGGTGCCGCGCGATCGGGGCATTATTATTCAGGTTGGCTCCGCGCTGGCCTACCGTTCCATTCCATTGCAATCGGCCTACTGCGGTGCTAAAGCGGCGATCCGGGGATTTACCGATGCGGTGCGTACCGAGCTGATGCATGAGAACAGCCGGGTGCAGCTTTCCATGGTACAGATGCCGGGGCTCAATACGCCGCAGTTCGAATGGGCGCGGAATAAGTTTGCCTGGGCGATGCGCCCGGTGCCGCCAGTCTTTGAGCCAGAAGTCGCCGCCCGCGCGATTTATAACGTGGCGCAAAAACCCGTGCGCGAGTTGTGGGTGGGCAGCAGTACCATTCAGTCGATTGTGGGTCAGTTCCTCTTTCCCGGTTTCCTCGACCGTCTGATGGTGAAAAAAGCCTGGGAAGGGCAGATGACTGACACGCTGAACGCGGAAGACCGGCGGGATTATCTCGACCAGCCGGTCAACGACCTGCATAAAATCCACGGCCACTTCTCCAGTGAGGCGAAGGGGCGCGCCACGTCTGTGACCTCCGGTCTGCCAGGGAAAGTGCTGTTAGGCTCCCTGGCCGTTGCCGGGATCGTGGTAACGCGCCTGATGCGTAGCCGGAAAAAGTAG
- a CDS encoding LysR substrate-binding domain-containing protein — MEKNGLFSQRIRLRHLHTFVAVAQQGTLGRAAETLNLSQPALSKTLNELEQLTGARLFDRGRLGAQLTLVGEQFLTHAVKVLDALNTAGQALNRKEEQTHEIVRVGALPTAALGILPPVIGQFHKQQKHTTLQVATMNNTMLLAGLKSGELDLGIGRMSDPELMVGLNYELLFLESLKLVVRPNHPLLQDTVTLSRVMEWPVVVSPKGTVPRQNAETLLQMQGCTLPTGCIETLSASLSRQLTVDYDYVWFVPSGAVKDDLRQGTLTALPVTSPGAGEPIGILTRVDTPLSSGAQTLLSAIRKSMPA; from the coding sequence ATGGAAAAAAATGGTCTGTTCAGTCAGCGCATACGCTTGCGCCATTTGCATACATTTGTGGCCGTCGCTCAACAGGGAACGCTGGGGCGTGCGGCTGAAACCCTTAACCTGAGCCAGCCTGCTCTCTCAAAAACGCTTAACGAGCTGGAACAACTGACCGGCGCCCGTCTGTTCGATCGCGGTCGCCTGGGGGCTCAACTCACCCTCGTCGGCGAGCAGTTCCTGACGCACGCGGTGAAAGTGCTTGATGCCCTCAATACCGCCGGACAGGCGCTGAACCGTAAAGAGGAGCAGACGCACGAGATTGTGCGCGTGGGTGCCCTGCCTACGGCGGCGCTGGGCATTCTGCCGCCGGTGATTGGTCAGTTTCACAAACAGCAAAAGCATACGACCCTGCAGGTCGCCACCATGAATAACACCATGCTGCTTGCGGGACTAAAATCCGGCGAGCTGGATCTGGGTATCGGACGAATGTCGGATCCTGAACTGATGGTGGGTCTGAATTACGAACTCTTGTTCCTGGAATCCCTGAAGCTGGTGGTACGCCCTAACCATCCTCTTTTACAGGATACGGTCACCTTAAGCCGGGTGATGGAGTGGCCGGTGGTGGTGTCACCAAAAGGTACGGTTCCACGGCAAAATGCCGAAACCTTACTGCAGATGCAGGGCTGTACGCTGCCGACGGGCTGTATTGAAACCCTGTCAGCTTCCCTTTCACGCCAGCTCACCGTGGATTATGACTACGTCTGGTTCGTGCCTTCCGGCGCGGTGAAAGATGATTTACGCCAGGGCACGCTCACCGCACTGCCGGTGACCTCGCCCGGTGCCGGTGAACCTATTGGCATTCTAACCCGCGTTGATACGCCGCTCTCCTCAGGTGCACAGACGCTGCTGAGCGCGATACGTAAGTCGATGCCTGCCTGA
- a CDS encoding SDR family oxidoreductase has protein sequence MSDITQRTNAYPQPPFPEQPQTPPGLASEMQPVPDHGEKSYKGHGRLAGKKALITGGDSGIGRAVAIAYAREGADVAINYLPEEEKDAAEVIDLIKAEGRNAVALPGDVRDETFCQNLVEEAVAKLGGLDILVNNAGRQQYRESLEELTTEDFDATFKTNVYAPFWITKAALRHLKAPAAIINTSSVQAVKPSPVLLDYAQTKACLAVFTKSLAKQLGPKGIRVNAVAPGPYWTVLQSSGGQPMEKVKQFGGDTPLGRPGQPVEIAPLYVTLASDECSFTTGQVWCSDGGDGVI, from the coding sequence ATGAGTGATATTACACAACGTACGAACGCTTACCCGCAGCCCCCTTTCCCGGAACAGCCGCAGACGCCGCCGGGGCTGGCCTCTGAGATGCAACCCGTTCCCGATCACGGGGAAAAGAGTTACAAAGGACACGGTCGACTGGCGGGCAAAAAAGCGCTGATCACCGGCGGTGACTCCGGTATTGGCCGCGCAGTGGCGATTGCCTATGCCCGCGAAGGCGCGGATGTGGCCATTAACTATCTGCCTGAAGAAGAGAAAGACGCCGCCGAAGTCATCGACCTGATCAAGGCCGAAGGACGGAACGCCGTCGCGCTGCCGGGGGATGTCCGGGATGAAACCTTCTGCCAGAACCTGGTGGAGGAAGCGGTGGCTAAACTTGGCGGACTGGACATTCTGGTGAACAACGCCGGTCGCCAGCAGTATCGGGAATCGCTGGAAGAGCTCACCACCGAAGATTTCGACGCCACGTTTAAAACCAACGTGTATGCCCCGTTCTGGATCACCAAAGCGGCGCTTCGCCATCTGAAAGCCCCTGCGGCAATTATTAACACCTCCTCCGTGCAGGCGGTAAAACCGAGTCCTGTCCTGCTGGACTATGCCCAGACCAAAGCCTGCCTGGCAGTGTTTACCAAATCCCTTGCCAAGCAGCTTGGGCCGAAGGGCATCCGCGTTAATGCCGTGGCACCCGGGCCATACTGGACGGTGCTGCAATCCAGCGGTGGCCAGCCGATGGAGAAAGTGAAGCAGTTTGGTGGTGACACACCGCTGGGCCGTCCGGGCCAGCCGGTGGAGATTGCACCTTTATACGTCACGCTGGCGTCTGATGAGTGTTCCTTTACGACCGGCCAGGTATGGTGTTCCGACGGTGGTGATGGCGTGATTTAA